A single region of the Gloeocapsa sp. PCC 73106 genome encodes:
- a CDS encoding sodium:proton antiporter, which translates to MHNYILILLVIGSLLLLVTLGSGRISRLPLSYALIYLLIGIFLGPYGINLIQIRPQASFLERLTEIVVIVSLFSCGLKMNRPLNLSAWNSTIRLIAFLMPISIFALALISHWLLGLDFGSALLLGAILAPTDPVLASDVQLKDHDDVDELRFGLTSEGGLNDALAFPFVYFGLYSLKDSQWQNWFKEWVAVDLIWAIFAGLVVGVIVAKAVVWLDRRLQQSSFDSMDELMEDFIALSIILLSYSLTELVNGYGFLAVFISGFVTQQSYRNPEKPYAQVIFTERLEKLLEVGTILLLGSLLRIEPIQYYFLDAVLIAGLLFFVIRPLGAWISTIGDRFPLRRWLFGWFGVRGVGSLYYLFYALGKGLKDDLGEQIAWITFITICLSIILHGISSTPIMRRYERLSEARKRKTSPNYLL; encoded by the coding sequence GTGCATAACTATATTTTGATTCTGCTGGTCATAGGTTCACTTCTGTTGTTGGTTACCCTCGGATCTGGTCGGATTTCTCGCTTACCTCTTTCTTATGCGCTCATTTACTTATTAATAGGCATTTTCCTCGGTCCTTACGGCATTAATTTGATTCAGATTCGACCACAGGCCTCATTTTTAGAACGTTTAACTGAAATTGTGGTGATTGTTTCCCTATTTAGCTGCGGTTTAAAGATGAATCGTCCGCTTAATCTTAGCGCTTGGAATTCAACCATTCGCTTAATTGCTTTTTTAATGCCTATTTCCATTTTTGCTCTTGCTTTAATAAGCCATTGGCTACTAGGATTAGATTTTGGCTCGGCTTTGTTATTGGGAGCGATTTTGGCTCCTACCGATCCTGTGCTAGCTTCAGACGTACAACTTAAAGACCATGACGATGTCGATGAATTGCGCTTTGGTTTGACCTCGGAAGGGGGTTTAAACGATGCTCTAGCCTTTCCTTTTGTTTATTTTGGGTTATATTCGCTCAAAGATAGCCAATGGCAGAATTGGTTTAAAGAATGGGTCGCCGTTGATTTAATTTGGGCGATTTTTGCGGGTTTGGTCGTTGGGGTTATTGTCGCAAAAGCCGTTGTCTGGCTCGATAGGCGTCTCCAACAATCAAGTTTTGATTCAATGGACGAACTGATGGAGGATTTTATCGCCCTCAGCATTATTCTTTTGTCGTACTCTTTAACTGAATTGGTCAATGGTTATGGATTTTTAGCTGTTTTTATCTCTGGTTTTGTTACGCAACAGAGCTATCGCAATCCAGAAAAGCCTTATGCTCAAGTGATCTTTACAGAACGACTAGAAAAGTTATTAGAAGTTGGTACTATTTTACTGCTGGGTTCACTGCTACGCATTGAGCCAATACAATATTATTTCTTAGATGCGGTGTTGATTGCTGGATTATTGTTTTTTGTAATTCGTCCTTTGGGTGCTTGGATTAGTACTATTGGCGATCGCTTTCCTCTTAGACGCTGGTTGTTTGGTTGGTTTGGGGTTAGAGGAGTCGGCTCTCTTTACTATTTGTTTTACGCTTTAGGTAAGGGTTTAAAAGATGACTTGGGTGAGCAAATCGCTTGGATAACTTTTATAACAATTTGCCTTTCAATTATACTCCATGGCATCAGTTCTACTCCGATTATGAGGAGGTATGAACGACTAAGCGAAGCCAGAAAGAGAAAAACAAGCCCAAACTACCTTTTATAA
- a CDS encoding ketosteroid isomerase family protein codes for MTKSTCLSIEDFKIDNVVIDDPGKNNILVYFATINAQEFQKTAALFAEEGTLYPPFESAIIGREAIATYLVREAKDLKLFPNHVITPAETIDKTFYRVIGKVRTPLFSVNVAWDFEFNSQAEILLVKIELLAKLEELLRKIAPH; via the coding sequence ATGACTAAAAGTACATGTTTAAGTATTGAGGATTTTAAAATTGATAATGTGGTAATCGATGACCCTGGCAAAAATAATATCCTCGTCTATTTCGCAACAATTAATGCTCAAGAATTTCAGAAAACTGCTGCTTTGTTTGCTGAAGAAGGAACTTTGTATCCTCCTTTTGAGTCTGCAATAATTGGACGAGAAGCGATCGCCACTTACCTCGTGAGAGAAGCAAAAGATCTCAAGCTTTTTCCCAATCACGTCATTACCCCTGCCGAGACAATAGACAAAACTTTTTATCGAGTAATTGGCAAAGTGCGAACGCCTTTATTTAGCGTAAATGTTGCTTGGGATTTTGAGTTTAATTCCCAAGCAGAAATTTTGTTAGTTAAGATTGAATTATTAGCTAAACTTGAAGAGTTGTTAAGAAAAATTGCCCCTCATTGA